One part of the Segnochrobactrum spirostomi genome encodes these proteins:
- a CDS encoding phage tail tube protein has product MAQILGIIDIVWRGVAYDVIPKSGKLQLSGMKNNPVVAGRNVHRSQEFTQGKVTISTVLKRGQRHSELYDENEGELQVRCDTGHVYICPDAFLESGPPEISDDGGKLELVWTISKYEEIMP; this is encoded by the coding sequence ATGGCGCAAATTCTCGGCATCATCGACATCGTGTGGAGGGGCGTCGCCTACGATGTCATCCCGAAGTCCGGCAAGCTCCAGCTCTCGGGCATGAAGAACAATCCGGTCGTGGCTGGCCGCAACGTCCATCGGTCGCAGGAGTTCACTCAGGGCAAGGTCACGATCTCGACCGTCCTCAAGCGGGGTCAGCGGCATTCCGAACTCTACGACGAGAACGAGGGCGAGCTGCAAGTCCGCTGCGACACCGGGCACGTCTACATCTGCCCGGACGCGTTCCTCGAAAGCGGGCCGCCCGAGATCAGCGACGACGGCGGCAAGCTCGAACTCGTGTGGACCATCTCGAAATATGAGGAGATCATGCCGTGA
- a CDS encoding phage tail sheath subtilisin-like domain-containing protein has translation MAIAFDEIAYDIYKPGTQLEVAPRYDRKGLVEYPARGLLVVQQLASGTAIPGQKYQITRPEQGTVLFGAGSIGEAMVKAWKRTNRTTPLYAVGMLDAASATASTSTLTITGTATAGGVIALYIDDQRIPVTITAGMTAAQAATAAAAAVTGYSVPLIVTATAATTVVTFTSKHKGECGNFIPIAHSRREGDAVPAGLTLALTAMSGGATNPTIQTVYDAYNAEWFTDWVAPWVDATNLTATAAEMAERYIASARRDAHFYTASAGTFAALTTLAGLSNSPFITILGLNGSNSAPWRIAAAAAGLAAFQLANDPARQLRGLTLAGISAPLAPSRFLDDEWELLLRAGITSLISNDDGTVAIDRMVTTYKTNSAGVPDRRTYLDVMIPKTMSRIRYDWRVYVSLLYPRHKLADDGSRAAANADAVVTPGRLLATWGGRCTLYEDRGWIEGSSGSGGTTAMAVFERDGDDRNRVNSRQPVTIIGNMMVLAGRLEFFA, from the coding sequence ATGGCAATCGCGTTCGATGAGATCGCCTATGACATCTACAAGCCGGGCACTCAGCTTGAGGTCGCGCCCCGCTACGACCGCAAGGGCCTCGTGGAATATCCCGCCCGAGGCCTGCTCGTCGTGCAGCAGCTCGCGAGCGGCACGGCGATCCCCGGTCAGAAATATCAGATCACCCGGCCGGAACAGGGCACAGTGCTGTTCGGGGCCGGGTCGATCGGCGAAGCGATGGTGAAGGCCTGGAAGCGAACCAATCGCACTACGCCCCTCTACGCCGTCGGCATGCTCGACGCCGCCTCGGCGACGGCTTCGACGAGCACGCTGACGATCACCGGGACGGCGACGGCCGGCGGTGTCATCGCGCTCTATATCGACGATCAGCGCATCCCGGTCACGATCACCGCCGGCATGACGGCGGCGCAGGCAGCCACGGCGGCCGCGGCGGCCGTCACCGGCTACAGCGTTCCGCTGATCGTCACCGCGACGGCGGCGACGACGGTGGTCACGTTCACGTCCAAGCACAAGGGGGAGTGCGGAAACTTCATCCCGATCGCGCACAGTCGCCGCGAGGGCGATGCAGTGCCGGCGGGCCTCACGCTCGCGCTGACGGCGATGAGCGGCGGCGCAACCAACCCTACCATTCAGACCGTGTACGACGCCTACAACGCGGAATGGTTCACGGACTGGGTGGCGCCGTGGGTCGATGCGACCAATCTCACGGCAACCGCCGCGGAGATGGCTGAGCGCTATATAGCCTCCGCCCGCCGAGACGCCCATTTCTACACGGCCAGCGCCGGCACGTTCGCCGCATTGACGACGCTCGCGGGGCTGTCGAACTCGCCGTTCATCACGATCCTGGGTCTCAACGGATCGAACAGCGCGCCGTGGCGCATTGCGGCTGCCGCCGCGGGCCTCGCCGCGTTCCAGCTCGCGAACGATCCGGCCCGTCAGTTGCGCGGCCTGACGTTGGCGGGCATCTCGGCGCCGCTCGCTCCGTCTCGGTTCCTGGACGACGAGTGGGAGCTGTTATTGCGCGCCGGCATCACGTCGCTGATTTCGAACGACGACGGCACCGTCGCTATCGACCGGATGGTGACGACCTACAAGACCAACTCGGCCGGCGTCCCCGATCGGCGCACCTATCTCGACGTCATGATCCCCAAAACCATGTCGCGCATCCGCTACGACTGGCGCGTCTATGTCAGTCTCCTGTACCCGCGCCACAAGCTGGCGGACGACGGCAGCCGGGCGGCCGCGAATGCGGATGCGGTGGTCACGCCGGGCCGCCTGCTCGCGACGTGGGGCGGCCGATGCACCCTCTATGAGGACCGCGGGTGGATCGAGGGCTCCTCGGGCTCCGGCGGCACGACGGCGATGGCGGTGTTCGAGCGCGACGGCGACGATCGAAACAGGGTCAATAGCCGGCAGCCCGTCACCATCATCGGCAACATGATGGTGCTGGCGGGTCGTCTCGAATTCTTCGCCTGA
- a CDS encoding DUF2635 domain-containing protein, which produces MALIYARPADGLTLPLPDGRPWPAEGAWVDTAERYIRRRLADGDVVEVAPPATTSSPAVAPAPADQVASDDGKKTKGAA; this is translated from the coding sequence ATGGCGCTCATCTACGCGCGGCCGGCGGACGGCCTGACGCTCCCGCTGCCCGACGGCCGACCCTGGCCGGCCGAGGGCGCCTGGGTGGACACGGCCGAGCGCTACATCCGGCGCCGGCTCGCCGACGGGGACGTCGTCGAGGTCGCGCCGCCGGCGACGACGAGCAGCCCGGCCGTTGCGCCGGCGCCGGCGGATCAAGTCGCCAGCGATGACGGCAAGAAGACGAAGGGAGCGGCGTGA
- a CDS encoding DUF1320 domain-containing protein: MTRATIDDLVRRYGEGEICTAASPGSETPASVADLTAAQRARIEGALGDADALIDGYVRRRYALPITPEPPELIRAACVLARSDLATGTDLVGSEAMRLARKEVTDWLGRLADGAVSLAVPDAAGAAGASGARVSDRPREIETTGLRG, translated from the coding sequence ATGACACGGGCGACGATCGACGATCTGGTGCGGCGCTATGGGGAGGGCGAAATCTGCACCGCGGCCTCGCCCGGCAGCGAAACGCCGGCGTCGGTCGCCGATCTCACCGCTGCGCAGCGGGCGCGGATCGAGGGTGCGCTTGGCGACGCGGACGCGCTGATCGACGGCTATGTCCGCCGCCGCTACGCGCTGCCGATCACGCCGGAGCCGCCGGAACTCATCCGCGCCGCCTGCGTGCTCGCGCGGTCCGATCTGGCGACCGGCACGGACCTCGTCGGCAGCGAGGCGATGCGCCTTGCGCGCAAGGAGGTGACGGACTGGCTCGGCCGACTCGCCGACGGCGCGGTCTCGCTCGCGGTGCCCGACGCCGCCGGCGCCGCCGGCGCGTCGGGTGCGCGTGTCAGCGACCGGCCGCGCGAGATCGAGACGACGGGGCTGCGCGGCTGA
- a CDS encoding Mu-like prophage major head subunit gpT family protein, with translation MEVTPQALRSIYIGLSTAYTAQFAATQTQWQRVAMEVTSTGSANEYPRLDDIPAIREWIGDRVEHDVGVNTFRIENRTFENTLVVQREKIEDDQIGIYTPLAAMLGQQVAEFPDSLIWPLLKRGSTSFGPDGQYFFDTDHASFSESGAVISASNFQAGSGPSWYLVDTSQVVKPLIYQPRRAFKFVSLDRDTDERVFSRRKFTYGIDGRCNAGFGMWQLAFCSQAELTAENYSAARTAMRSRRKRDGSPLVVRPNLLIVPPALEAAGRRILVNEKNAAGADNEWVRSAELLVADWLM, from the coding sequence ATGGAAGTCACTCCGCAGGCCTTGCGGTCCATCTACATCGGCCTTTCCACGGCCTACACGGCGCAGTTTGCGGCGACGCAGACGCAATGGCAGCGCGTGGCGATGGAGGTCACGTCGACCGGTTCGGCGAACGAGTACCCGCGCCTCGACGACATCCCGGCCATTCGCGAGTGGATCGGCGACCGCGTCGAGCACGACGTCGGCGTCAATACGTTCCGCATCGAGAACCGGACGTTCGAGAACACGCTCGTCGTCCAGCGCGAGAAGATCGAGGACGATCAGATCGGGATCTACACGCCCCTCGCCGCGATGCTCGGACAGCAGGTCGCGGAGTTCCCGGACAGCCTCATCTGGCCGCTGCTCAAGCGCGGCTCCACCTCGTTCGGGCCGGATGGCCAATATTTCTTCGACACGGACCACGCGAGCTTTTCGGAGAGCGGTGCGGTCATCAGCGCATCGAACTTCCAGGCGGGCTCCGGGCCGAGCTGGTACCTCGTCGACACCTCCCAAGTGGTGAAGCCGCTGATCTATCAGCCGCGGCGCGCGTTCAAATTCGTCTCGCTGGATAGGGACACGGACGAACGCGTCTTCTCGCGGCGGAAGTTCACCTACGGCATCGACGGCCGCTGCAATGCCGGGTTCGGCATGTGGCAGCTCGCGTTCTGCTCGCAGGCCGAGCTGACGGCGGAAAACTACAGCGCGGCTCGCACCGCGATGCGCTCGCGGCGCAAGCGGGACGGCTCGCCGCTGGTGGTGCGGCCGAACCTTCTGATCGTGCCGCCCGCCCTGGAGGCCGCCGGCCGACGGATCTTGGTCAACGAGAAGAACGCCGCGGGCGCCGACAACGAGTGGGTTCGCTCCGCCGAGCTGCTCGTTGCCGACTGGCTCATGTGA
- a CDS encoding phage protease, with protein sequence MEIALFSSLPADGNEVPAWVHLVPSGIFRGADGRGPYRLGDAEAVIHASMADGAKLPIDENHAFDLAAPKGLPAPARGWIVELQSRPNGIWGRVEWTPTGATLVAERAYRGLSPAIAVRTADRTIAAVLRASLTNDPNLPLTSLHSRSPLMDLDALRTALGLGADATEADVLAAIAAQRTAVSTHAATLSRIATAAGLADGVEPDAIVTTLQSRGASDVDKLRSTVVELQTQLTEIGNARARDVATRVVDDAIKSGRVGLHPLRDHYITRHMADPQAVEREIAAMPVLNSGGRVAPPAGDQASGGLSAEEAETCELMGISREKFIESRKALGLEVI encoded by the coding sequence ATGGAGATCGCACTGTTTTCCTCCCTGCCTGCCGACGGCAACGAGGTGCCCGCCTGGGTCCACCTCGTTCCGTCGGGCATTTTCCGCGGCGCCGACGGCCGCGGACCCTATCGGCTGGGGGACGCCGAGGCGGTCATCCACGCCAGCATGGCGGACGGAGCGAAGCTTCCGATCGACGAAAATCACGCCTTCGACCTGGCTGCCCCGAAGGGGCTGCCGGCGCCGGCGCGCGGCTGGATCGTCGAATTACAATCGCGACCGAACGGCATCTGGGGCCGGGTCGAGTGGACCCCGACCGGCGCCACGCTCGTCGCCGAGCGCGCCTATCGCGGATTGTCGCCGGCGATCGCGGTGCGCACGGCGGACCGCACGATCGCGGCGGTGCTGCGCGCCTCGCTGACGAACGACCCGAACCTGCCTCTCACCTCACTGCACTCTCGGAGCCCTCTCATGGACCTCGACGCCCTTCGCACGGCCCTCGGGCTCGGCGCGGACGCGACGGAGGCCGACGTGCTCGCGGCGATCGCCGCGCAGCGCACGGCGGTCAGCACGCACGCGGCAACCCTGTCGCGCATCGCCACCGCCGCCGGCCTCGCCGACGGCGTCGAACCGGACGCGATCGTGACGACGCTCCAATCGCGCGGCGCCAGCGACGTCGACAAGCTGCGCTCGACGGTCGTCGAGTTGCAGACGCAGCTCACGGAGATCGGCAACGCCCGCGCTCGCGACGTCGCGACGCGCGTGGTCGACGACGCCATCAAGTCCGGCCGGGTCGGCCTGCACCCGCTGCGCGACCACTACATCACCCGCCACATGGCGGACCCACAGGCGGTCGAGCGCGAGATCGCGGCGATGCCGGTGCTCAACAGCGGCGGCCGCGTGGCGCCGCCGGCCGGTGATCAGGCCTCCGGAGGCCTCTCGGCCGAAGAGGCCGAGACGTGCGAGCTGATGGGCATCAGCCGCGAGAAGTTCATCGAGAGCCGCAAGGCGCTCGGGCTGGAGGTGATCTGA
- a CDS encoding phage virion morphogenesis protein: MAGASISVKILDAEAVAALRQIERLMGDTTPVTRAIGVGLVEVVHTHFETESDPQGKAWAPLEATYAANKRGAGILREAGMRGGLMGSITSRASASGVEVGSNKVYAGVHQEGATITPVNGPFLVFRLGDRVVHARSVTIPARPFIGVGPHEERVILETILDALDRAVARAAHA, translated from the coding sequence ATGGCGGGTGCATCGATCAGCGTGAAGATCCTGGATGCGGAGGCTGTCGCGGCACTGCGTCAGATCGAGCGCCTCATGGGCGACACGACGCCGGTGACCCGCGCGATCGGTGTCGGTCTGGTCGAGGTCGTCCACACGCATTTCGAGACGGAGAGCGATCCGCAGGGCAAGGCGTGGGCGCCTCTCGAAGCGACCTATGCCGCGAACAAGCGCGGCGCAGGCATCCTGCGCGAGGCCGGGATGCGGGGCGGCCTGATGGGCTCGATCACGAGCCGGGCGTCAGCCAGCGGTGTCGAGGTCGGCTCGAACAAGGTGTATGCCGGCGTGCATCAGGAGGGCGCGACGATCACGCCGGTCAATGGCCCCTTCCTCGTGTTCCGTCTCGGTGACCGCGTCGTGCATGCACGGTCTGTGACGATCCCCGCCAGACCGTTTATCGGCGTCGGACCGCACGAAGAGCGCGTGATCCTGGAGACCATTCTGGACGCGCTCGACCGTGCGGTCGCCCGCGCGGCGCATGCTTGA
- a CDS encoding phage minor head protein — MTTVSDALGLPPVEAIDYLRRRTAIPSRTYRDVWRDANARAFTVAGAATQALAADFQAEIVRAAETGSTLRDFEKTFDALVAKHGWAHSGSRDFRARVIYETNLSTAYAAGRYRQMVEPETLAAFPFWEYVHGGSKHPRHDHLSWNGVVLRCDDPWWDSHYPPNGWGCSCWVRPLSARALARRGKDGPDVAPPIEYRDWTNKTTGKVEQVPRGIDPGWNYNVGQAYVGTGPVKMPTDATLKVGRPLGARLPKPAASPLPAARPAAAPTRRADDELTTVIPPGRASGAPIPPQPAAAPEEVRRFGADVLSGAITDRDRSVIVAHIDDAMAGALETEVRAVELSAFRVAKVAGLAEQMGGVASTAHPEITPEMWGRLVELIERGEVYHAAGRYRQILVHGDIDGRSMMAIIRVASTPDGGERLIVPTYSQSGRRRFARLTRGMTLVRPGQ; from the coding sequence GTGACGACGGTCTCCGATGCGCTCGGCCTGCCGCCTGTCGAAGCGATCGACTATCTGCGCCGAAGGACAGCGATCCCGAGCCGCACCTATCGAGACGTTTGGCGCGACGCCAACGCGCGAGCATTCACGGTCGCGGGTGCCGCGACGCAAGCGCTGGCGGCCGATTTTCAGGCGGAGATCGTCCGCGCGGCCGAGACGGGCTCGACCTTGCGGGATTTCGAGAAGACGTTCGACGCGCTCGTCGCCAAACACGGGTGGGCGCACAGCGGGTCGAGGGATTTCCGCGCGCGGGTCATCTACGAGACCAATCTCTCGACCGCCTATGCGGCCGGGCGGTACCGCCAGATGGTCGAGCCGGAGACACTCGCGGCGTTCCCCTTCTGGGAGTACGTCCATGGCGGCTCGAAACATCCCCGCCATGACCATCTGAGCTGGAACGGCGTCGTTCTGCGCTGCGACGACCCGTGGTGGGACAGCCATTATCCTCCGAATGGGTGGGGATGCTCGTGTTGGGTTCGGCCGCTGTCCGCCCGCGCGCTCGCGCGGCGGGGCAAGGATGGGCCGGATGTTGCCCCGCCGATCGAGTATCGGGACTGGACGAACAAGACGACGGGCAAGGTCGAGCAGGTCCCGCGCGGCATCGACCCCGGCTGGAATTACAATGTCGGTCAGGCCTATGTCGGGACCGGGCCGGTCAAGATGCCGACCGACGCGACGCTCAAGGTCGGCCGGCCGCTCGGTGCGCGGCTGCCGAAGCCTGCCGCCAGTCCGCTCCCGGCCGCGCGACCGGCCGCCGCGCCGACGCGTAGGGCCGACGACGAGCTGACGACCGTCATTCCGCCCGGCCGAGCCAGCGGGGCACCGATCCCACCGCAGCCGGCGGCGGCACCGGAGGAGGTGCGTCGGTTCGGTGCCGATGTGCTGTCGGGCGCCATCACGGATCGCGATCGGTCCGTCATCGTCGCGCATATCGACGATGCAATGGCCGGCGCCCTGGAAACGGAGGTGCGGGCCGTGGAGCTGTCAGCGTTCCGTGTGGCGAAGGTCGCCGGGCTTGCCGAGCAGATGGGCGGCGTCGCGTCGACGGCGCACCCTGAGATCACGCCGGAGATGTGGGGGCGGCTCGTCGAGCTGATCGAGCGCGGCGAGGTCTATCACGCCGCCGGCCGGTATCGTCAGATCCTCGTGCACGGCGACATCGACGGCCGTTCGATGATGGCGATTATCCGGGTCGCATCGACGCCTGATGGTGGCGAGCGGCTCATCGTCCCGACCTACAGCCAATCCGGCCGGCGGCGGTTCGCACGGCTGACGCGCGGCATGACGCTGGTGAGACCGGGGCAATGA
- a CDS encoding DUF935 domain-containing protein, with protein MARLSTILGPDGRPVDKDLLTGPPIAGPTLAGVRSPISGHPADGMTPSRMAAIHRAAAGGDTLRYYELAEDIEERDLHYTAVLGTRRRQVGQLPIMVEAASDDADHVRHADFVREWVSEDTLGLGLFDVLDAIGKGISITEITWEWSGDGYRPATLDWRSPTWFEPDTLTLDRPLLRGVGGGEELAEHRFMIHRHKAKSGLTARSGIARIASWAWMYKAFTARDWAAFVQNYGQPVRVGRYDASASKEDREVLWRAVANIAGDCAAIIPRSMEIEFIETKSASDGSALYEKRADWLDRQVSKLVLGQVATTDAAPGSHAIGSTHRAVQEDLERYDARLLSATVTQQIVHRMVAFTFGPQSKYPRLRIGRPDDVPIAAIVDAVSKLGPLGLRVEASQIRDRLGLTEPAAGADVEIVGGRQATPPAAPAPVDPSPALQTRRPGALVAHLVELHAASPDTVARLTDQLAQDAAGALAGLTEEVRSAIEDATSLDDAGRRLAALQLAPDDLARALAQAMALADMIGRAAVLDELRAGA; from the coding sequence ATGGCGCGGCTCTCAACCATCCTCGGGCCGGACGGGCGCCCGGTCGACAAGGACTTGCTGACCGGCCCACCGATCGCCGGGCCGACGCTTGCCGGCGTGCGCTCGCCGATCTCGGGCCATCCCGCAGACGGCATGACGCCGTCGCGCATGGCGGCGATCCACCGCGCGGCCGCCGGCGGCGACACGCTGCGCTACTACGAACTCGCCGAAGACATTGAGGAGCGCGATCTCCATTACACCGCGGTGCTCGGAACGCGACGGCGGCAGGTGGGCCAACTGCCGATCATGGTCGAGGCGGCAAGCGACGATGCTGATCACGTCCGCCACGCGGATTTCGTGCGCGAGTGGGTCTCAGAGGACACTCTGGGGCTCGGCTTGTTCGACGTGTTGGACGCGATCGGCAAGGGCATCTCAATCACCGAAATCACGTGGGAGTGGAGCGGCGACGGATACCGTCCCGCGACGCTCGACTGGCGATCGCCAACGTGGTTCGAGCCGGATACGCTGACGCTCGACAGGCCTTTGCTCCGCGGGGTCGGCGGCGGCGAGGAGTTGGCCGAACACCGCTTCATGATCCATCGCCACAAAGCGAAGAGCGGCTTGACCGCTCGTTCGGGCATTGCGCGCATCGCGAGCTGGGCGTGGATGTACAAGGCCTTCACCGCCCGCGACTGGGCTGCCTTCGTGCAGAATTATGGGCAGCCCGTAAGGGTGGGTCGCTACGACGCCAGCGCGTCGAAAGAGGACCGGGAGGTGTTGTGGCGCGCGGTCGCGAACATCGCTGGCGATTGCGCTGCCATCATCCCGCGGTCCATGGAGATCGAGTTCATCGAAACCAAGTCGGCTTCGGATGGCTCGGCGCTCTACGAGAAGCGCGCCGATTGGCTCGATCGGCAGGTCTCGAAACTCGTCCTCGGTCAGGTGGCGACCACGGATGCTGCCCCCGGCTCGCACGCGATCGGCTCGACGCACCGCGCGGTGCAGGAGGACCTGGAGCGCTACGACGCGCGGCTGCTCTCGGCGACGGTGACCCAGCAGATCGTCCACCGGATGGTGGCGTTCACCTTCGGCCCGCAATCGAAATATCCGCGGCTGCGGATCGGCCGACCGGACGACGTGCCTATCGCCGCGATCGTCGATGCCGTGAGCAAGTTGGGGCCGCTTGGGCTTAGGGTCGAGGCGAGCCAGATCCGTGATCGGCTTGGGCTCACCGAGCCGGCGGCCGGCGCGGACGTCGAGATCGTCGGCGGGCGGCAGGCGACGCCGCCGGCGGCGCCCGCGCCGGTCGACCCGTCGCCGGCGTTGCAAACGCGCCGGCCGGGCGCGCTTGTCGCCCATCTCGTCGAGCTGCATGCGGCCTCGCCCGATACGGTGGCGCGGCTCACGGATCAGCTCGCGCAGGACGCCGCCGGCGCGCTCGCCGGGCTGACGGAGGAGGTGCGGTCGGCGATCGAGGATGCGACGAGCCTCGACGATGCGGGCCGCCGCCTCGCGGCGCTCCAGCTCGCGCCCGACGACCTCGCCCGCGCGCTCGCGCAAGCGATGGCGCTCGCGGACATGATCGGCCGCGCCGCTGTGCTCGACGAACTGAGGGCGGGCGCGTGA
- a CDS encoding phage protein Gp27 family protein, translated as MSRSTVKKLPPEVRDWIMRLRDQGRTYDEIIAALRGLDTLAVVPSRSALHRHVQQAERARELVERQRIVAASLAKELGAEDDGRVVRGNITMLHAILTRIQMAALEAEEGGDADPALSPQEAMQLAKALDHLGKAAKDDVARTIVIEKRAQERAIKAAEEAVDTVIKQQGGGAESIAALKAAIGLHIREHG; from the coding sequence ATGTCGCGATCGACGGTGAAGAAGCTGCCGCCCGAGGTTCGCGACTGGATCATGCGGCTGCGCGATCAGGGGCGGACCTACGACGAGATCATCGCGGCGCTGCGGGGTCTCGACACGCTCGCCGTGGTGCCGTCGCGCTCGGCGCTGCACCGGCATGTTCAACAGGCCGAGCGGGCGCGCGAGCTGGTCGAGCGACAGCGCATCGTTGCCGCGTCGCTCGCGAAGGAGTTGGGCGCCGAGGATGACGGGCGCGTGGTGCGCGGCAACATCACGATGCTCCACGCCATCCTCACCCGCATCCAGATGGCGGCGCTGGAAGCGGAGGAAGGTGGTGATGCCGATCCGGCGCTGAGCCCGCAGGAAGCCATGCAGCTCGCGAAGGCGCTCGATCATTTGGGCAAGGCCGCGAAGGACGATGTGGCGCGGACGATCGTCATCGAAAAGCGGGCGCAGGAACGCGCCATCAAGGCGGCAGAGGAAGCCGTCGACACGGTCATCAAGCAGCAGGGCGGCGGCGCGGAGAGCATCGCGGCACTGAAGGCTGCGATCGGCCTGCATATCCGGGAGCATGGATGA
- a CDS encoding DUF2730 family protein, which produces MSSDIVAALRDWIWIVGAISPFMVGGALLYLRSQFPTKAEHAETAAGLRASMADLAHQVEQRRTDHEGRINRLEIASEGLPDRTDLDELGRRLASVERATGVTAEAVRGTERLLARVDHTLNLLLQNKLTEERRS; this is translated from the coding sequence ATGTCGTCCGATATCGTCGCAGCGCTTCGGGACTGGATTTGGATCGTGGGAGCCATCTCGCCATTCATGGTCGGCGGCGCGCTCCTCTACCTCCGCTCTCAGTTCCCGACAAAGGCCGAGCACGCCGAAACCGCCGCAGGCCTCCGCGCGAGCATGGCCGACCTCGCCCATCAGGTCGAGCAGCGACGCACCGATCACGAGGGGCGGATCAATCGTCTGGAGATCGCGTCCGAGGGGCTGCCCGACAGGACGGACCTCGACGAGCTGGGGCGGCGGCTCGCCTCCGTCGAGCGCGCGACCGGCGTGACGGCCGAGGCCGTGCGCGGCACCGAGCGGCTGCTCGCCCGGGTCGACCACACCCTCAATCTCCTCCTGCAAAACAAACTGACCGAGGAACGGCGTTCATGA
- a CDS encoding TraR/DksA C4-type zinc finger protein produces the protein MDEFDHAAALAETERELSIAAVRRRALPAEDGDGVCRGCGAPIEPARRAVQRGAHRCVECQEALELRARRGW, from the coding sequence GTGGATGAGTTCGACCACGCCGCCGCACTCGCGGAGACCGAGCGCGAGCTGTCGATCGCGGCGGTGCGCCGCCGGGCGCTGCCGGCCGAGGACGGCGACGGCGTGTGCCGCGGATGCGGGGCGCCGATCGAGCCGGCCCGGCGCGCGGTCCAGCGAGGAGCGCACCGGTGCGTGGAGTGTCAAGAGGCGCTCGAGCTGCGCGCTCGGCGGGGGTGGTGA
- a CDS encoding glycoside hydrolase family 108 protein has product MTAANFSACLAITLGHEGGYSSERADPGNWTGGKVGRGLLRGTKFGISAAAYPTLNITALTPADAARIYAADYWRPVQGDALPAGVDLATFDYAVNSGLSRAVKALQSSAGAKADGDFGPLTLEAVEKSTATKAATIAIVGAICDRRLAFLRSLKTWGTFGAGWAKRVGDVRARGQAMAGAGADVISLSVARDLRTAATRDKQSAASGAGGGVSGAGAAGKAAAAVSAADAAQATTIDWSAVAALGIVAAILITIAIVVRWRAGVHRDVAAGASAALADLQARGAL; this is encoded by the coding sequence ATGACCGCCGCGAATTTCAGCGCCTGCCTCGCCATCACGCTCGGCCACGAGGGGGGCTATAGCAGCGAACGCGCAGACCCCGGCAATTGGACCGGCGGCAAGGTCGGCCGCGGGCTGCTGCGGGGCACGAAATTCGGCATCTCGGCCGCCGCCTATCCGACCCTCAACATCACGGCGCTCACGCCAGCGGACGCTGCGCGGATCTACGCGGCAGACTATTGGCGGCCCGTCCAGGGCGACGCGCTGCCCGCCGGCGTCGATCTCGCCACGTTCGATTACGCCGTCAATTCGGGTTTGAGCCGGGCAGTGAAGGCGCTGCAATCGAGCGCCGGCGCGAAGGCCGACGGCGACTTCGGTCCGCTCACGCTGGAGGCGGTCGAGAAGTCGACCGCGACCAAGGCCGCGACGATCGCCATCGTCGGCGCGATCTGCGACCGTCGGCTTGCATTTCTCCGCAGTTTGAAGACCTGGGGCACGTTCGGGGCGGGATGGGCGAAGCGCGTCGGCGATGTCCGGGCGCGTGGGCAGGCGATGGCGGGTGCAGGCGCGGACGTGATCAGCCTCTCGGTCGCGCGCGACCTCCGGACCGCGGCCACGCGCGACAAGCAATCCGCCGCCTCCGGTGCCGGCGGCGGCGTCTCCGGCGCCGGCGCGGCGGGCAAGGCCGCGGCGGCGGTCTCCGCGGCCGACGCTGCGCAGGCGACGACGATCGATTGGTCGGCGGTCGCCGCACTCGGCATCGTCGCCGCCATTCTCATCACCATCGCGATCGTCGTGCGCTGGCGGGCCGGCGTGCATCGCGACGTCGCGGCCGGCGCCTCGGCGGCGCTCGCCGATCTCCAGGCGCGCGGCGCGCTCTGA
- a CDS encoding helix-turn-helix domain-containing protein, translating to MKRARRPLGPPPEAVSLPPAPPALWPLLRRVGEDAALALIEARGGTSVYVPHRLPDPPDEHPLVAALGEALARQLVRDLGGDYLDVPVGRPWLIAIYHGRGMSYAEIARAVRCSQDTVWRVLHAAELTARQGDLFTR from the coding sequence ATGAAGCGCGCGCGCCGCCCACTCGGACCGCCGCCGGAGGCGGTGTCGCTGCCGCCGGCGCCGCCGGCGCTGTGGCCGCTGCTGAGGCGCGTGGGCGAAGATGCGGCGCTCGCGCTGATCGAGGCGCGGGGCGGCACGTCGGTCTATGTGCCGCACCGCCTGCCCGACCCGCCCGACGAGCATCCCCTCGTCGCCGCCCTCGGCGAGGCGCTCGCGCGCCAGCTTGTGCGCGATCTCGGGGGCGATTACCTTGACGTACCGGTCGGCCGGCCGTGGCTGATCGCGATCTACCATGGGCGCGGCATGAGCTATGCAGAGATTGCGCGCGCGGTGCGCTGCTCTCAGGACACCGTGTGGCGTGTGCTCCATGCCGCCGAGTTGACCGCCCGCCAAGGCGACCTTTTCACACGCTGA